The Streptococcus respiraculi sequence TTTGTCAGACATCATCGTTTTCCGATTGATGTCGAACGCACCTTTCATTCCACCTTACTTTTGACTGTTTTACGCCGTAGACATTCGTTAGATGAGGAGGATTTCACCTGGTTTACCAGTCAGGAGTCGCTTGATTTACCAGCGATTTTCTACGATATTTTGTCCTATTTTATGGGGCGCTCTTTGACCAAGGCAGAGCGGGAATTTTTGACCTTTCCCATGCAGTTGGGCTTGCTTCCAGCAGAAATTGCGCGAGCAGAAATTCGTGAGATGGCAGAGCATATCCTGCGTCAGACGGTACAAGAGTTTGGAATCACCTTGGATATTCAAGAAAGTGCTCAGGTCTTGCAGCGACATCTGGTGTACATGCTCAATCGCAGTGTCATGAAATGGCGCTTCGAAGAAGTCAGCCTGCGGGAGCAGCTGATTCAAAGTTCTTTTTCAAAGATTGTATCGCAATTTTTCGTAAACCGTGTGGTCGAAATGACGGGGCTCACGGTTTCAGAAAAAGAGGTCGTGTTACTTGCTGCCTGGATGGAATTGCTGATGGCTAGAAAGAGCAAGCCTCTTATCGGTCGGGTTGCGGTGATTACCCAGTCGGGTCAGTCCTTTAACTACTTGGTAGAGACGCAAATTCGTCAGATTTTCGGTGAGGCTGTTCAACTTGATTTTCTCGACTTCGTCAATCACCTCCCCTATGAGGAGCTCAACCAGCACTATGATTTGATTTTCACGGACAATCTCATGTATAGTCAAAATTTATTCCAGCCCTTCTTATCTTTATCACTTGTGACCAAGGAGAATCAGGCTGAGCGAGAGGCTTTAGAGAGAACGGTATTGGGACGCAAGATTGAGATGTATAGCCATGTCATCAATGTGCAGTTTGAGACCAATCAGACCTACGAGGAAAATCTGGATATGTTGCTGGCTGAAATGGTGAAACAGCAGCTGATTTCAAGTGAAGCCCTTCAGAAATTAAAGGACAAGGAAGCGAAAAATCCAGCTATTTCAGAAGACGGCTACGCCTTTCCACACTTGACGGATGCGAGTCTCACTCAATTGATCGTTGTGGTATCAGAAGATTTTCCAGTTGCCTTAGAAACAAGGGCAGGGCAGAGTATCCGTGATTTCATTTTGCTCTTTGTGCCGATGGAATTGGATGATTTTAATCAGGATTTGCTTTTTAAAATCTTTGATAATACTTTTCGCATGAGTAGTGAGACGCATATCAAGGAGCGACTAGGATTGACGAATTCGTCTGAAAAGATTCAGATTGGTCAGTTAAGAAAGGAATAACAATGGATAGTGTGTATATCTTAGGGGCGGTTGTGATTACGGCTTATGTCTTTCAAATCATCTTTGGTTTGCGTCAAATCAAGCATTTCAATCAGACCTATTCCGAAATGAGAAAAAAAGGGCGTATAGCCATTGGCCGCAGGAGCGGTCGCATTAAGGCAGGCACCATTGTCCTTTTTGCAGTTGATAAAAAAGGACATGTTCTGGAGGCGCGCAGAATGCAGGGAATAACGGTTGCAGCACGTTTCAAAGAGATGCCAGACTACGTAGGGCAAGATATCCATTACCTGGATCATTACAATCCCCTTGTACGAAAAGAAAATAAATTATTGCAAGTTGCCATTGAAGACGCACGGGAAGTATTTGTCAGATCTGAGGCAGGCGACTATCGGGATGTCCCGAAATTCGCCCCAGTCATGGATCTGGGCACTCGCCTAAAAATGCTTCCAGAGTTTTTCAAATTTCAGTTTAAAAAATAATAATCAATAAACAAAGGAGTTTATTATGGACTATGTTGTAAAATTTGCTGAAGGCTTTATCAAGCTCTTCCAATTGGGTGGCGAAACCTTTATCAG is a genomic window containing:
- a CDS encoding transcriptional regulator GutM, with translation MDSVYILGAVVITAYVFQIIFGLRQIKHFNQTYSEMRKKGRIAIGRRSGRIKAGTIVLFAVDKKGHVLEARRMQGITVAARFKEMPDYVGQDIHYLDHYNPLVRKENKLLQVAIEDAREVFVRSEAGDYRDVPKFAPVMDLGTRLKMLPEFFKFQFKK
- a CDS encoding helix-turn-helix domain-containing protein, which produces MNGKLSLKIHDEVAFKVLVTEDLLLSTDLNSFHKRQAVFFQILLEADGYVSADMIAEQLGISRRSLTRDINRMKMVLEGYRLKLLSKSGVGIRLVGSELAKRLLYLYEVMDYLETKLELPKDLMETYTDFVRHHRFPIDVERTFHSTLLLTVLRRRHSLDEEDFTWFTSQESLDLPAIFYDILSYFMGRSLTKAEREFLTFPMQLGLLPAEIARAEIREMAEHILRQTVQEFGITLDIQESAQVLQRHLVYMLNRSVMKWRFEEVSLREQLIQSSFSKIVSQFFVNRVVEMTGLTVSEKEVVLLAAWMELLMARKSKPLIGRVAVITQSGQSFNYLVETQIRQIFGEAVQLDFLDFVNHLPYEELNQHYDLIFTDNLMYSQNLFQPFLSLSLVTKENQAEREALERTVLGRKIEMYSHVINVQFETNQTYEENLDMLLAEMVKQQLISSEALQKLKDKEAKNPAISEDGYAFPHLTDASLTQLIVVVSEDFPVALETRAGQSIRDFILLFVPMELDDFNQDLLFKIFDNTFRMSSETHIKERLGLTNSSEKIQIGQLRKE